The genomic interval taaaactTTCAATTTTCCCCcacagacgataggttatggcagtggagggcacaaagcaaaaattagaataggtggattggcgattctaaattggccctagtgtgtgcttggtgtgtgggtgtgtttttgtgtgtcctgcggtgggttggcaccctgcccgggattggtccctgccttgtgccctgtgttggctgggattggctccagcagacccccgtgaccctgtgttcggattcagtgggttggaaaatggatggatggatggatggatggaagtatgaaaagaattttaaaatgtaaatcaaaagtGGTCAGGCATATCTTGACCTGTGGCCACTTTGAACCACTTTTTTaacctttgtcttttttgtaatttttgtttttaggtgTTGATGACATTGTTGAATTCATGTTGCACTGTAAATTATATCTATGGACACGATCTCAACACTGTTTCATTACAAGCGTCAACTGGTGACTTGTCAGACTTGAAGGGCTGAGTTTATTAATCAACataacttacaaaataaaaaaaaattatgtggtgaagaaaaataaaagtataattctTACTTAACAATTACAGACTTGGTCAATTTCAGCTGGTTTCACTGCCTCTGCCCAAATAAATCTCACTATGGTGTGTTGTTCAGCCATGGTGCAATCTCACggtggagcatccatgttcatttggccTTGGCTTCAGACAGACTAACAGTTGTGGAAggtatgatttttttaatatctgtatATTTAGCATATATTagtatatttatccatccatccattatccaacccgctgaatccaaacacagggtcacgggggtctgctggggccaatcccagccaacacaggacacaaggcaggaaccaatcccgggcagggtgccaacccaccgcagtagtatatttatttactgtataaatgagTGTCAGATTTTTTAGGAACACTTCTGGCTGTGACTCCAGAAGAATCTTAAGGTTGTACCAAAGTAGAATTGGAGGTTATTTCTTGAAAAGAAGAAACTGTAGAAGTTTCTCAGGCTGAGTTAATCACATATTATAACAAGAGAGAGAGGCGGGGGGGTGTATAAAGCAGTAGTGtctggtattatatttatatgcttttttgctttattcttttACACCTGTGGGAAAACTTCACTTGGTAGTGCCCTTTATTACAAAGAGCAAGACCAAGCATTTCAAACCACTCATTTCTGCCTTCCTGGAAAGAGGTCAGTTATGTTCTTGTTTTGCTACTAGttgtaatctttctttctttctttctttctttctttctttctttctttctttctttctttctttctttctttctttctttctttctttctttctttctttctttctttctttgagtaATCCACGTACAGAATTGAAATAGAATTAGATAATAGAATGAGACTGAACTATGTTTTAACAATCTGATTTTattctacttttattttatgcagtAAATACTTTGGACTTGTTAGTCACTTTGAGTAAGCCGAGTTTATATCCTGGGAATCAGGAAGAATGGCAGACATTATTCAGGAAAAGCTGGCCAAGTACCGCACTGCTCCATTTGATGCACGGTTCCCCAATACAAATCAGAACAGACATTGCTGGCAGAACTACCTCGATTATCACCGATGCCTAAAGGCTTTGACCGCCAAAGGAGAGAAAGTCACACCCTGTGAGTGGTACTACCGGGTGTATAAGTCCATGTGTCCCATATCCTGGGTTACCAAGTGGGATGAACAGCGAGAGGCCGGAACATTCCCtgggaaaatatgaaatatgtggcTGTTAACTAATGTATGGTCAACACAGGGGGTTTTGGGTTAAATGCACAGATGTTTCAGAAATGAATCtccaatttcagttttattttttaaagttg from Erpetoichthys calabaricus chromosome 9, fErpCal1.3, whole genome shotgun sequence carries:
- the LOC114657386 gene encoding cytochrome c oxidase subunit 6B1-like — translated: MADIIQEKLAKYRTAPFDARFPNTNQNRHCWQNYLDYHRCLKALTAKGEKVTPCEWYYRVYKSMCPISWVTKWDEQREAGTFPGKI